A window of Terriglobia bacterium genomic DNA:
GTGCGGGTCACGATGCTTTTGGCGTCGGCGAGCTCGGGATAGGGACCCTCCATCAAGTCCGAGACAAATTCCGTAATCTTGTAAAAGAAGGGAAGCTCGAGTCCCAGCTTCTTCCCGTGCCACAAGGCCCTCCGCATGATCTTCCGGAGGACGTAGGCACGCCCATCGTTGCCGGGGAACACGCCATCGGTGATGAGGAAGGCTGCAGCCCGTGCGTGGTCGGCAATCACCCGCATGGAAACTCCCTCCTCGCTCGAATAGGAGTATTTCTTTTTGGCGCACCCCGCAATAAATTCGATGATGGGCCGGATGAGATCACAATCGTAATTCGACCGGACATTCTGCAGGACGGCCGCGATCCGTTCCAGCCCCATCCCGGTGTCCACCGAGGGTTTCGGCAGGGGGGCCATTTGTCCGCCGGCGGCTCGATTGAACTGCATGAAGACCAGGTTCCAAAGCTCAATCGTGGTGTCCCCGGGGCCGTTCACGTGCTCGGGGCGGTTGTCCGCCTTGAGGTCTCCCAGATAGTAGTGAATCTCGGAGCAGGGGCCACACGGCCCGGTCTCTCCCATAGCCCAGAAGTTATCCTTCTCCCCGAAGCGCAGGATCCGGTCCGCCGGGGCGCCGACTCTCTTCCAGAGCTCAAAGGCTTCATCATCGTCCGTGTAGACGGTAAACCACAGGCGATCGATCTCCAGTTGAAATTCGCGGGTCATCAAATCCCAGGCGAAAAAGATCGCGTCCTCCTTGAAATAATCGCCAAAGGAGAAGTTTCCCAGCATTTCAAAGAACGTGTGGTGGCGCGCGGTCTTCCCGACCTCCTCCAGATCGTTGTGTTTGCCTCCTGCTCGAACGCACTTCTGCGAACTTGCCGCCCGGTGATACTCGCGTTTCTCATTCCCAAGAAAGGCATCCTTGAATTGATTCATCCCGGCGTTGGCAAACAACAGGGTTGGATCATTGGCGGGAAGCAGGGGTGAGCTTTTGACGAGCTTGTGCCCATTCTTTTCGAAGTACTTCAGAAAGGCTGTGCGAATTTCGTGGCCGGTCAATTTCTCATCTCCCCGAATGACCCCTTGCTCATCCGTCCGTTTCAAATCCAGCCCGCCTCGGCGCTCATCGAACCGTGCGCGGATAACCGGGTGGATTCCTTTTACTCGCCTTCCTCGCCGTTGAGATCCATTTCCCGCGGGGAAATATGATGACGGCGAAATTCAAGAAGGATACGATCCGTGTTAAAGCCGGCCCGGACGAGCTGGTCGTAGATTTTCTTTACCTGCTTCCGAGTCCAGGCGCCGGACTTGGCTTTCAGTTTCATTCCCAGGGCCTGACGCAGCAGTTCATCCTCATCCAGAGAGCCGAAGACCTGCTCGAGCGCCTGCTCGGCGATCGAGGGTGCAATGCCCCGGGATTTCAACTCCTGGGCCACCCGGCGGCGGCCCTGTTTCTTCCCGGTCGCACGCTGACGAGCCAGATGGACGGCGTATTTTATATCATCGAGGTAACCCCGAGCGACACATTTATCGAGGACGCTCGAGACGAGCGCTTTCTCCGTGCACCGTTTCTCGAGGAGCCGGCTCAATTCCCATCGGGATCGGTTCTTCTGAGCGAGAAGTCTGAGGGCGCGGTCATAGAGCTCGATTTCGCTGACGATCCATGTTCGCGAGGGCTTCATGACCGCGTAAGTAGGCTACCCCCGGTGGGAGGTCCGTTGGATGGAGTCGCGGAGTGACGAGTCCATATCATCGCGCGCCAAATCCGAGGTCGACCGGATCCCTTGCACCCGCAGCTTAAACTCATCCGGGTTGGAAGCGTTCTTGAACGCCTCGTCATAGGTAATCAGCTCGGACTTGAAAAGGCCGTAAATGGACTGATCGAATGTTTGCATCCCGTATTGTGTGGTGCCCTGGGCGATGGCGTCGCGGATGATGCGGGTTTTTTCGGGGGTCACAATGCAATCCCGGATGTATTCGGTCGACATCAGAACTTCAACCGCAGGCACACGGCCGACCCCGTCGGCCTGACGTACCAGCCGCATCGAGATCACGGAGCGCAGGATGGTGGCGAGTTGCAGCCGGATCTGGTTTTGCTGATGGGGTGGAAACATGGTGATGACGCGCTGGACCGTTTCCGTAGCATCAATGGTGTGCAGGGTGCTCAAGACGAGGTGCCCGGTTTCCGCCGCGGTAATGGCGGTATCGATGGTTTCCAAGTCTCGCATTTCGCCCACGAGGATGATGTCGGGGTCCTCGCGCAAGGCGCTGCGCAAGGCATCGTGGAAACTCTTCGTATCGATATCCACCTCGCGTTGATTGACGAACGCCTTCTTGTCCGTGTGAAGAAATTCGATCGGGTCCTCAATGGTAATAATGTTCTCGCAGCGCTTCTGATTCATGAGGTCGATCATCGTCGCCAGGGTGGTCGTCTTGCCGCTACCCGTGGTTCCCGTGACCAGGACCAGGCCGCGGGCTTCGTCACAGATCTTCTCGACGATGGGAGGGAGATGCAGTTCCTCGAGGGTCAGGATTTTCGTCGGAATGACGCGCATCACGATGCACACGGTGCCGCGCTGCTGGAAAATGTTGCACCGGAAGCGGCCCACCCCGGTGATGCCGTAAGCCATGTCGAGTTCGAAGTTGTCCTTGAACTTCTGTTTCTGACGATTGGACATGATGCTGAACGCCATGTTCAGGGTGTCTTCAGCGGAGAGGCGACGCACCTCGGTGACCGGGACCAGTTCGCCGTGGACCCGGATGTGCGGGTGGTTTCCCGCCTTCAGGTGAAGGTCCGAGGCGCTCTTCTCGCAGGCAATGCGAAGTAGATCATCGATGATCATGAAGCCCTACCTTCCGCAGCGCCCTCCGGTTCAGGCGTTGACAAAGTTTGTCGCATTCGCAAAAGTCAGCCATCCAAAGCGGTCCGGGTTCTTTCCCCCGACGATCCCGAAGAACTCTCTTTGGATTTCCTCCGTAACGGGGCCACGCCGGCCGCTGCCGATCTTGATCCGGTCGATCGAACGGATTGGAGTGATTTCCACCGCCGTCCCCGCAAAGAAGACTTCATCAGCAATGTAGAGGAACTCCCGTGGGATCACCCGCTCGATCACTTCGATCTGAGCCTCGGTACAGATTTTGAGGACCGAAGTGCGTGTGATGCCCGGAAGGATGGACGAACCGATGGGGGGGGTGTACACGACCCCTTCACGAACCACAAAGACGTTTTCGCCACTCCCTTCACTGACGTAACCTTCCGAAGTCAGGGCAATCCCCTCGGCATAGCCGTTGACGAGCGCTTCCATCTTGATGAGCTGCGAATTCATGTAGTTCGCGCCGGCCTTCGCCATGGCCGGAAACGTATTGGGGGCCATCCGGGCCCACGAGGAAACGCACACGTCCACTCCGTTCTCAAGAGCGTCCTCGCCGAGGTACTTGCCCCAGGGGTAGCAGGCGATGTACACATCAATGGGGGCGGGGAAAGGGTTGACGCCAATGTCGCCGTACCCGCGCAGGACGATGGGGCGGATGTAACATTGCTCCAGCCGATTGACTCGAACCAGCTCCAGAACCGCATTCGAAATCTGCTCCGGGGAATAGGGGATCTCGATGCGATAGATCTTCGAGGAATTGAAAAGACGCTCAATGTGATCGGAGAGCCGAAATACCGCGGGTCCCTTGGCAGTTTGGTAACAACGGATCCCTTCAAAAACGGACGAACCATAATTGACGACATGTGAAAGGACATGGATTTTCGCATCGTCCCAATCAATCATCTTTCCATTCGCCCAGATTTTGGAGGCTTTAACAATCGGCATGCGTCTGCTCCTTTGGAGGATTTGTCGGCCCCGGCACAATCGGTTATGCCTGCAACCAACTTGCGGCGGATTATAACACATTCGCCGGAGTCGAAACTTCCGGAATTATCCTGAAATCTGAAATTCTGGAAGTTTGGCGCCTCCGTCCGAGTCCACCTCCGTGGATCCAGGGTTGTGGAAAAAACACGATGCAGAATGGATTCGTGTGACGGGCATCACAACACGTCGGCGAACGACCGCCGGGTGCGGTAGAACCAGGCATAGCCGATCCAAAAGACCAGGAGCGATGCCAGCGTCAGTAAAGCGAGACTGCGAACCTCCACCATCTTTCCCTCCAGAAAGATCCTTCGATAGTTGCTCACAAGAGTATACATCGGGTTCAGCACAAAAAAAGTTTTGAAGAGGCCGGGCACCTGCGCCCGCAGGATGATCTCCTCGGGATAAAAAATCGGGGTCAGGAACAACCAGGCGGTCAAAACCAGGTTCAGGAAGTTGGCGATGTCACGGATGAAGACCGTCAGGCTCGCCAGGATCCAGCCCAGGCCCAGGGTGAGCAGAATCTGAGGGAGGAGCACGAAAGGGAAAAGCGCGACGGTGGGGTGCAGGGTATGCTTGAACAGCAGGATGGCAACCAGGAGAATCAGGATTCCGATCCCTTCGGTAATCAGGGCGGAGAGCATCATGTTAATGGGGAGGATCTGAGTCGGAAAAACCAGCTTCTTCACAAAATTGGAATTATCCAGCACGACGGTGCTGGAACGGGAGAGCGACTCGCTGAACGCCATCCAGGGAAGCATCCCGCAAAAGAGGTAAAGAACAAAAGAGATCGGGGAGTCATCGGTTCCAAAACGGACATTCATGATCAAAGAGAAGGTGACGGTGTAAACACAAATCATGAATGCGGGCTGGATCAGGGTCCAGAAGAGCCCGACCGAGGAGGCCCGGTAGCGCGACATGAAGTCCCGCTTCACGAGGGTCGAGATGAGCTGTGCGTTTGTCACCATGTCCCGGAACGGGAAGTACATCACTTTAATGAGTTTTTTCATGTCTTCGAATTTCGTAAAGAAGTATCCCCGTGGCGATTGCAACATTGAGCGATTGAACAGATTCTCTCATGGGGATCCGGACTCGGCTCTGGCAGGCGGCCAGGGTGTTTTCAGGGAGACCCGCGGCCTCCTGCCCGATGTACAAAGCCAGGGGCGGATGAAGTCGCAGCGTTTCGATGGACTGCTGCGCCCGCAGGGATGTCGCCACGGTGACAATCCGGTGGGCCTTGAATACCTCAAAAAGGTCTGTCTCGCGAAACCCCCGGAATATCGGGACCCGGAAGATGGACCCCGCGCTGGCGCGCACGGCTTTGGGATTGAACGGGCTGACGGTTTCCGGGGTCGCCAGGACAGCGGTCACCCCAAACGCCTCGGCACAGCGAATGATAGTGCCCAGGTTTCCGGGGTCCTGAAGTTGAACGAGGACCAGGAACAACGCGGCTTTCTCCGGTAATAGCGCTTCCAGTTTCCATTGGGGCAGTCGGACTAATCCCAGGATGCCGCTGGGTGTCTCCGTATCGGCAATAGAGGTCATCAGATCGGCGCTGACCGTAAAAACGCGGGCCCGACCGTCTCGGAGCCAGTTCTGCAAACCCGCATCGAGGAGAGTGGAATCTCGGACCAGAAGGGAATCGACGGCAATTCTGCTCTTGAACGCTTCACGGAGCAGGAGGGGCCCTTCGATTGGGAGCAGGCCGCGCGCACTCAATTCTCCCCCCCTTAAGGCCGTCCGGATTTCCTTTAGGAGGGCATTGTGCCGGCTCTTGATTTCCTCAAATTCTTCGGGCATCACCGCAGTCCCCAGCTTGAAGTCATCTTAGCGTATTCTTCGGTAAATGTTGAATCCCACGGTGAAAATATTGCCGCCCAGGATTTGCTGCCCTGTGGTGGTGGCCTGCGTCTTTGAGACCACCAGCGAGAAGACATGCCGCGTCGTCGCTCTCTGAATTCCCAGGGAGACCGTCGGCTGGGTGCCTGCGGGAACATAACCTGCCACACGAGGAATATACTCGGCCACCAGCGCGGAGCGGCGTGTTAACTTGAGCGAACCCGCGATTCCCATCGCCACCGTGTTGCTTCGGGAGGTTGTGGGGTCAAAGATGAAGCGCGTGTTGCTGGAGAAGGTGGGGGCAAAGGCCAGTTCGAGTCGGTTCCATAACGAGCGCGACACGGCGATCTGAAAATTCCCGCCATAGAAATGTTCAAAGAACTCCCGGTTCGCAACGGTGAGTTTGAAGTTGTTGCGGCCTTCGACCGAAGCATAGGCCTTCAAGGAGAATGGTTCTCCCTCCGATTCTCTGAGAATGGAAACTTCCCCGCCCAGTTCGATCGTCTTGAACAGAGGGCTGCGATAGGCGCGCACCGCAATTCGGTCGGTAATGCCATACGTCACCCCAAAAGAGGAAATCGAGAAACTGTCAAACCCAAAAAGATTGCTGGGGCCACCACCTCGTGTTTCATCAAAGGGCGGACTCCCAAACCGGTGCGAGAATTGCAGATTCAAGGAGTGCTTGGCGTAGGGAACGGCGGAGGGCAGGTTAACAAAGTAGTGGTCTAAAACTGTGGGGGAAGCTTTTTCCCTTACGGAAGCTCCAGGGGGTGGCGGGACCTGCGGAGTTGACGGGGGCGCATTGGGTGTAGGTCCGGCCGTCTGGAAGCTCTTTCTGGCAGTGTCGATTTGAATCCTCTCCCCATTCACCTCGACCACCACCAGGTTGGGGTTCCTCGGATCAAAATGGACACGGGGGCGATGCGAGGAGCGTGGTTCGGAGAGGAACCGGTCCGGGAAGCTGGCTCGCAATTCGGGAGTGATCCTATGCAGCCCTTTCTCAAAGGACTGTCCAAACACATTGCGCTCTCCGCCCCCGCTGGGATTGATATGACAGGTTGAACACTGGCCGTGCCATGCGGGGATCGAATATTGGTCCTGATCGAAGAGGAGCATGTACTGCGGACGGGCAAAGAGGGCGTTCCTGCCTGTGCCAAGGGTCATCCCCGCGAGCAAGGCTAACCCACACCATGTTGCCCACTTGGGTTTTGGGGTTCTCATGAAAATGACTCCAGAAATAAATTAGAAATCGGGCGGCACTCAGAGCCTCCAGGACCTGCCGCACGACCTTCAGGTGTCCTAGCCGGATTCGGTCGGATATTACACGATTTCCATTTGCATGCCCAGCGTGGCCGGTGCAGGAATGAACATCATTGCATTTACCCGGGTTCGGAGGGGGGGGCGTCGCGGCGAGAAAGAGGGTCTGAGTTGAAGGGGCTGACGCGAAGGAGCGGCGTCATTTTACTTGCGGAGGTCACTTTGTTTTTCAGATTTCGGAGTTCAGATCGAGTCTGTCCAGGGGAAGGGATGAGGATTATCTCTTGATCTTGAAGGTCTTGTCGGAGATGCGCTTGTTCTTCTCCACGTCGTCAAAATCGATCGTCAGTGAATCCCCCGAAGGCTCAATCATCTTTTGGCGTACAGGCAGCCAGGACACCGCATCGAGCCATACCTCCTGGGTGGAAAAGAACGATTTGGCCTTGGCGTCGCGTGGAGTCAGGACCAGTTTGACAGTCTTCTTTCCCTCGATCTTTTCCTCTCCCAGGTAACGGATGGAATAGGTCTTTCGGAGAGTATCGCCCGACGATCCCACGCCGGCCAGCAACCCCAATTCTGCCTTGTTCTGAAGGCCTTCGCTGCCTAAAGCAAACTCATCGATCTTCTTAATTTTGGGGTAATAAATGGACACCCTTCCGTCCGCAATCAGGATCTCACGGCGCGCCGGGTCCTTGAACTCGAGCTTGATCTTGTTTCCGCGGCGCTCATGCTGGAACCACAGGCGACCGTTTTCAATACTCGTGTCGTCCACCACCTTGGTATAGGTCGTGTTCTTGATCTTTGCCTGAAGGGTTTGAAAATCAGCAGCGGCTTTATCCAACTCCGCCAGGATGTGCTCCACCTGGGGGTCCTCCTTTTGGGCCCACCCCAGCCAGGGAAAGGAACCCAGGAGGATGATTGACAGCGCAAGAATAAGTATTGCGGGATTCGGTCTCATCGATCGCCACCCCTCATTCTAGTGATCCACGCAGAAAAATCAATCATGAAAATATGCAGGCGGTTTTCTCTTCCGGTGGGATCGGACGGGGGAACGGATTTACTCGAACACCCAGACACGGAACCCTTCAAGCTTTTGATCCTCGTCGAAGACCGGCTCAATGCGCTGGATTTTGACGGAACGGTGCAGGTTCTTCTGGAGTTCTTCCTGGATCACCCGCGTCAGGGCTTGATTGTCAGATTGAAATTCCTTGTAATGAGAGAAGACTTGGGCCCTCAAATGATAGACTTGCACCGAACCCTGGTGAGATTCTCGAATGACGGTATCACTGACGTTCAGCGGAAGCGGTTCGTCATGGAAGATTCTCCGGGGGGTAAAGAAGATG
This region includes:
- a CDS encoding branched-chain amino acid transaminase; protein product: MPIVKASKIWANGKMIDWDDAKIHVLSHVVNYGSSVFEGIRCYQTAKGPAVFRLSDHIERLFNSSKIYRIEIPYSPEQISNAVLELVRVNRLEQCYIRPIVLRGYGDIGVNPFPAPIDVYIACYPWGKYLGEDALENGVDVCVSSWARMAPNTFPAMAKAGANYMNSQLIKMEALVNGYAEGIALTSEGYVSEGSGENVFVVREGVVYTPPIGSSILPGITRTSVLKICTEAQIEVIERVIPREFLYIADEVFFAGTAVEITPIRSIDRIKIGSGRRGPVTEEIQREFFGIVGGKNPDRFGWLTFANATNFVNA
- a CDS encoding RNA methyltransferase; its protein translation is MPEEFEEIKSRHNALLKEIRTALRGGELSARGLLPIEGPLLLREAFKSRIAVDSLLVRDSTLLDAGLQNWLRDGRARVFTVSADLMTSIADTETPSGILGLVRLPQWKLEALLPEKAALFLVLVQLQDPGNLGTIIRCAEAFGVTAVLATPETVSPFNPKAVRASAGSIFRVPIFRGFRETDLFEVFKAHRIVTVATSLRAQQSIETLRLHPPLALYIGQEAAGLPENTLAACQSRVRIPMRESVQSLNVAIATGILLYEIRRHEKTH
- a CDS encoding RecX family transcriptional regulator → MKPSRTWIVSEIELYDRALRLLAQKNRSRWELSRLLEKRCTEKALVSSVLDKCVARGYLDDIKYAVHLARQRATGKKQGRRRVAQELKSRGIAPSIAEQALEQVFGSLDEDELLRQALGMKLKAKSGAWTRKQVKKIYDQLVRAGFNTDRILLEFRRHHISPREMDLNGEEGE
- a CDS encoding PilT/PilU family type 4a pilus ATPase encodes the protein MIIDDLLRIACEKSASDLHLKAGNHPHIRVHGELVPVTEVRRLSAEDTLNMAFSIMSNRQKQKFKDNFELDMAYGITGVGRFRCNIFQQRGTVCIVMRVIPTKILTLEELHLPPIVEKICDEARGLVLVTGTTGSGKTTTLATMIDLMNQKRCENIITIEDPIEFLHTDKKAFVNQREVDIDTKSFHDALRSALREDPDIILVGEMRDLETIDTAITAAETGHLVLSTLHTIDATETVQRVITMFPPHQQNQIRLQLATILRSVISMRLVRQADGVGRVPAVEVLMSTEYIRDCIVTPEKTRIIRDAIAQGTTQYGMQTFDQSIYGLFKSELITYDEAFKNASNPDEFKLRVQGIRSTSDLARDDMDSSLRDSIQRTSHRG
- a CDS encoding ABC transporter permease, which translates into the protein MKKLIKVMYFPFRDMVTNAQLISTLVKRDFMSRYRASSVGLFWTLIQPAFMICVYTVTFSLIMNVRFGTDDSPISFVLYLFCGMLPWMAFSESLSRSSTVVLDNSNFVKKLVFPTQILPINMMLSALITEGIGILILLVAILLFKHTLHPTVALFPFVLLPQILLTLGLGWILASLTVFIRDIANFLNLVLTAWLFLTPIFYPEEIILRAQVPGLFKTFFVLNPMYTLVSNYRRIFLEGKMVEVRSLALLTLASLLVFWIGYAWFYRTRRSFADVL
- a CDS encoding outer-membrane lipoprotein carrier protein LolA, whose product is MRPNPAILILALSIILLGSFPWLGWAQKEDPQVEHILAELDKAAADFQTLQAKIKNTTYTKVVDDTSIENGRLWFQHERRGNKIKLEFKDPARREILIADGRVSIYYPKIKKIDEFALGSEGLQNKAELGLLAGVGSSGDTLRKTYSIRYLGEEKIEGKKTVKLVLTPRDAKAKSFFSTQEVWLDAVSWLPVRQKMIEPSGDSLTIDFDDVEKNKRISDKTFKIKR
- a CDS encoding DUF5777 family beta-barrel protein, translated to MRTPKPKWATWCGLALLAGMTLGTGRNALFARPQYMLLFDQDQYSIPAWHGQCSTCHINPSGGGERNVFGQSFEKGLHRITPELRASFPDRFLSEPRSSHRPRVHFDPRNPNLVVVEVNGERIQIDTARKSFQTAGPTPNAPPSTPQVPPPPGASVREKASPTVLDHYFVNLPSAVPYAKHSLNLQFSHRFGSPPFDETRGGGPSNLFGFDSFSISSFGVTYGITDRIAVRAYRSPLFKTIELGGEVSILRESEGEPFSLKAYASVEGRNNFKLTVANREFFEHFYGGNFQIAVSRSLWNRLELAFAPTFSSNTRFIFDPTTSRSNTVAMGIAGSLKLTRRSALVAEYIPRVAGYVPAGTQPTVSLGIQRATTRHVFSLVVSKTQATTTGQQILGGNIFTVGFNIYRRIR